In the genome of Ursus arctos isolate Adak ecotype North America unplaced genomic scaffold, UrsArc2.0 scaffold_22, whole genome shotgun sequence, the window ATTTGTCTTCCAAAGCCCCAGATTCACATAAGGCACTTGCTAGCAGAATTTAAGTACCAGccattttgaaatcagaaaccGAATACACTGTTACTTCTTTTATGTGAATTTTCACAGGCAGTGAAGTTTTGGCACTGATGGTGTGAATACCAACCCTAAGCTGTTTCGTAGAAGGATAAATAGAGAAATGTTCCTCTTggctataaaaatatattctatatatgagATAGTATTTCACACACATACTTGAGCCACATATTAGTATTGTTTTATGACTGTATacaccctttattttttttaaaaggattttatttattagagcatgtGTGCGAGCAGGAGGGTGGGgtgtggagaggagcagagggagagggacaagcagacactgCACTGAGTGCCAgcggagggctcgatcccacaaccccaaggtaatgacctgagccgaaaccaagagtcagacactcaaccaaggCGCCCCTGTATATGCCCATTAAACCAGCAATTTGGTTCTATGAGATATGTTAAATATGTGTGAAATGACCAATGTACAAAGTTATTCCTTAGACTGTAGTATATAGTGGCAAAGACTTGGAAATTATTTGAGCATGTTCACCAATTAGGAGACTGGTTAGCGCATTACTCTTCAGTTATACAGTGGGGTCTGCAGACACAAGACAGAGTAGGGCAGTCTGCGCACCAGTAAAGACTGATCTTCAAGATAATGAAAACATGTTATCATTCGTATGAAAAGGagttgaaaagaatatataagaaaccAATAACACAGGTTTATTCTGGGAAAAAGAACCAGGTAGGATGCTGGGGTATATGAATGAAACAGActttacattatattttatacCCATTTGAGTATATTActtattgaaagaataaataattttgatttcaCAAGCAGGAAAGAGAATAGGTCGTATAAAATGCTACTTTCTTTGTTGAGTTTGTGGCCACTAAGTAAAGatggagggaagagaaataagaTCTTACGAAGAGGAAATTGCTAATTTTTCCCATGTTTGTCAGGTGGCAGTTTAGCTGATGCCATAAGTGAAAACTATAGAAGCATGAGTTACTTTACAGAAGCAGAGTTGAAGGATCTCCTTTTGCAAGTCGGCCGGGGCTTGAGGTATATTCATTCGATGTCTTTGGTTCATATGGATATAAAGCCTAGTAAGTATTACAAATTCTCGGACCTGTGTTCTTTATTGTTATAGAGAataaatgatttcattaaaacaatataaaaacatgtaCATCTTACTATGTTTCTTCATTATTAGTTTTAAAAGatctttgggaaaataaaataaaataaaaataaaagacctttGAGCCacatatttatattgttttatgaTTTCCATTCACCTCTTCTCTTGTTATTCCAAAATATTTGAgacaattcatttttattaaaagttggaaaaatttGCTGCATCTTATGGAAGCCTGATGGGGACTTCTTATGGACTCTGATGGGGAGACAAGAACCTGTTATTTAAAGCCCCTCTCTTCTATTAGGCTATAGAAccataattacaaaaataatgctTGTTCTAACAGGGTtgttagaataaaatgaaatatatgaaaatgtttttggaaACTTAAGTGCTATGCAAACATGGTGGTATTTCTAGCCTTTATATCATGAAAGTGTTACTGCATTATTCAGAAAACGAACGGCACATGCAGCATGATTATCTTGCATTAAAAAGGTGCCAGTGAGTGCTGCAGTAACATCTTAGTGCACATCCCTctccttttattaaaataaccTCATAATGTACACACTATTTTAAAACTTGTTATAAGTCAACTCTATCTTTTTGTTTAAGTAAATTTTCATCTCTTCTAATACCTAGATCATATTAAAAGTTTTCCCAGGTCACCCAAGTCCTTATGGTTTACTTGTCCAAACTAGTATCCATTTTCACAACCATGCACCCCATctgcttctattcttttttttttttttttcttcaggttttaCCCTTcttctaccttaaaaaaataaatattcatatggACTTTGGCTTGTAAGATGTCCTTTCTTCTGGATTTGACTGGTTGCACCCTTGCATCATTTATCTTACTCCTTTTTCCCATATGTTTCCTATAAATTGGAAGTTTAACAGGTTGATGAATTGAAGTATGAATTTTAGGCTAGGTGTTTCTAAGTTGAATTTaatgaaggttttttgtttttgtttttgtctatgaAAATGCGTGATTCGtgaaaatttaaatcatttaCACAAGTTACTTTAATCTTATAAGTTATGTGAAGAATTTATCTGTATGTTAATAACtcactaaaatttttattttcaaaaggggaaaaataatatttggacTGATGACAGTAAATAGGAGTGAGTAAGGTTTGCCTATCCTCACTCATATCTTGTTTTAAGTAGACCCTTACAAGtacaaaagttgaaaatattaaggcttgtgaagttttaaaatttcaaatttacaaataccattgaaaaataaattatcctataaataaagtgaaattggAAAGATGACTTAAATGAAGTGTAACATTTATAAACTCAGTATTACATTGgtaaaactattaaaatgaaatCGGTTACTGAAACTTACGTTAATCATGAACTCACCtgaatttgaagaagaaaagtgtGTGTAGAGCAGAGATGAACCACAAAGGCACATTGGGATGGAGATACTGTATGGTCAGCCAAACTTAAAAGTTACATTACTTGTACTTTTCATACCAGCCCATAGCATTAGGTTAAAATGTATGATTTGGAAGCATCACAGATTAGTACATTATTGCCTTTCTTGTATTGTTTCTATGTAGTTAAAACCAAAGATCAATGTGTAGATGACAAGGGTCTAATGAAGTGGTTTCCAAGTGTTCAAAGATAAGTACTAGGCCAGAAAATATGTTCCTCAGAAAATGCAGCCCCATTTCCTGTCCCCAGAGATTCTTATTCTCATTGGGTTTGGGGCTAGAACGTACAAAAATCTATGTGTTTGAAAGCTTTTGGGATGATTCTGATGTATGGCTTTGTTTATGAATTTTGGTTACACTATTACTTGTTAGTGCCTCTGACCTAAGTAACTGTTTGACAGGTAATATTTTCATATCTCGAACCTCAATCCCAAATGCTGCCTCTGAAGAAGGAGATGAAGATGACTGGGCATCCAACAAAGTTATGTTTAAAATAGGTAAGAAAGAAAGATAACCAGATTATTgtcttaaaataaagtaaaaggctATTTAACTCTTGACTATTTTTTTCAATACTTATAGGTGATCTTGGACATGTAACAAGGATCTCTAGTCCGCAAGTTGAAGAGGGTGATAGCCGTTTTCTTGCAAATGAGGTTTTGCAggaggtaggtttttttttttctttaataatgctGTTTGCTTTGTAACAATGCagacatattaaaattttaagctaATAACTGGTAAAGTGGTAAAGAAAGCCTAAAGTATCAGCTGGGGATATTTAATCTAACGAAATTCAGTAAAGGCAAAGATTAATAATATTCAACAATGATGGAGTTGTAAAAGAAGTTCTTATATACTActggtgggactgtaaaatggCATAGCCTTTTAGACCAAAGTATTTGTATCGATCAATGTTTTAAAATCCTGTACCCTTTGAcccagaatttccatttctagGAGTCTCTCCCACAGAAATATTCATATACAAATAAATTGAAATGTTTAGCAGTAAAGGAAcgattaaataaattacagcatATAGTTAATAGTACTGTTTGGAAAAGCGTGACCAAAAAAAAAGCCTGACAAAATATTTCCTGGTAAGAGTTTGGAATGAAAGTAGAGTAAGTAGAACAAATAAATTGCGTGCTCCAGTTGTTCTTTTTATATGTGTATGCGTATTTATAACTTGTCAATGTATGTGTGTTTCCTGTGTTCATATGAATGTCCCAGGATAGGAGTTTATTCTGAGTTGAACTGGACTAGTGAAAAAGAGAAGGCATttacttttagaaatatatttaccACTTCCCTCCCagagtatgtatgtatttgtgatttaaaaaagcTCCTCAAATTTAACTTATTCTCTGAATAGGTTTTAAAGGTTAAATATGGCATTGGACATTTTAATTTAGTCTTATTTCTCACCTATGTCATCACTGAAGTGTAATTATactttattttggctatttttatattccttttttaaaaaattgtttttaattttacagaaCTATACCCATCTACCAAAAGCGGATATTTTTGCCCTTGCCCTCACAGTGGTATGTGCTGCTGGTGCTGAACCTCTTCCCAGAAATGGAGACCAATGGCATGAAATCAGACAGGGTAGATTACCTCGGATTCCCCAAGTGCTTTCCCAGGAGTTTACAGAGTTGCTAAAAGTGAGCATTTTTTGTATATGAAGCactttttattgatatattttattaaattacatgTCTTTACCTtaattttacttctctttctaaGGTTATGATTCATCCAGATCCAGAGAGAAGACCTTCAGCAATGGCACTGGTAAAGCATTCAGTATTGCTGTCTGCTTCTAGAAAAAGTGCAGAACAATTACGAATAGAATTGAATgctgaaaaattcaaaaattcacTTTTGCAGAAGTAAGTGAGAGTTTTTTGGAATGTTTtaactttctcattttcattctcaaattttaatgatCAATGATTTAGGTTTTCTGTCAGTGAAGGCTGTAATGGTTTGGTATGTTAAGTTAAAATTTGGGGATTTCTGCCTTAAATTAGTATTTGTGAcctatttctttgtgttcttaAACCTTGAAATTAtggacttaaaaatttttaagactgGCATGTACTTGCAAGTGGTATTAATCCCCAATCCCTAAATTGTAGCAAAAGCTAAGTGAGCCTGTACAGGCCCCCCCCCTCCCGTTAAACTCTCACCATAAATTAACAGTTTCCTTCATTCTTGTAATATTTTATGGAAGGATTAAATTAACATCAATTAAGTTAGTAGATAAGTGTCATATTTTGTCTGAATGACCTTTGACATTTCAGAAAACTGATTGGAATGATAATTCTAATTCATTTGCCTTGTTGCTGATTTTAACCTAACAAAACTGACTTGAAATGTAAAAGGTTTATTTGCCACTAGTTTGATAGCCACCGTAGTTCATACGAATAGGAAGTAGAAGTTTCCTTTCAGCtctatttaaagatattttttcacCGTACAAATTAAGAGTtctgtttgaaaatgtttttcatcACAACTCAAAGTCATTACTAGCATCTTTATTACTTGGGTCCAAGTGTATGTGATACTTTAATTCTGAGAgcacaaaacaaaatcttttcttaGATTTAAGTTGTTTTAGCACAAGCTAAAGTTTCAGACTGTGATTTCTTTCCTCAGTTGTATCTTAGGATAATGATGGCATGCTAAGTTCTCCCAGCTGATAATATAGTTCGTGTTAGTCCTCTTAGGGTCCCTTCCTAGGATAATACAACAGGTGAAAAgtcttgtttcctatttttatgtTCTTAGAGAACTCAAGAAAGCTCAGATGGCAAAAGCTGCAGCTGAGGAAAGAGCACTCTTCACTGATCGGATGACCACTAGGTCCACCACCCAGAGTAATAGAACATCTCGACttattggaaagaaaatgaacCGCTCTGTCAGCCTTACCATATACTGAACTACTCATTTCCCACCTCCCCACAAAAACTGTGACAAGAGGAAGCTAGGTTGAAATCACTGCTAGAATCCAGCttgcaattattttctcaatcGGTATCAGTAGTTTTACTGAAATaccttttaggatttttatttgtgaattaCAGTTGAAAGCTGTATTTTGACCAGTGCTCTATCAGGCTTTCGTCTAGTCTCACTAGTCTGTCTTCTGTAGGATGTCAGTCACTGTTGGATGTTACACCAGCCTTTCCAGGGTTAACCACTGTGGTGGTGTGCTGCTTATAGTTTGCTGTTGCATTGTAATAAAAGGTGTCTTTCCCTGTAGTGACCTGTAAAAGGGACTCAGGggctttattacaaacatattcTCCCTTTGAAAAGGGAAATGCTAAGAGACTCAGTACTACTCAGCCTTCAACGTACCTGTGTGtcaatcttctatttctttttttttaattgtgaattaTACTTGTATATCCAACTGGGAGCACTTTGTAGGCACTGCATGAACCATGGAATGATAATTCTGTGGAAGTATTGCCTTGTGAATCTGCTGCTATTTTAGTTTTGTCTTTGCTGTAAAATTGTAGCATTAAACAATCATTGTTGTTAATAGGcttttttggaaaacaattatGTGAAATATGTAGCTGCTCTTGATGACAAGCAgctgtttgcctttttttctttgaactttgaAGCTAGTGCATTGGAGTAATgcacctttttttccctttcggATTGCTGTATTAATGTAGTATAATTATTACTGGTTTTGTAATTTTTCCTGATAATGCCCTTCCctgactcttttttaaaatgttccctccctctccccaagtTTTGTACTTGATTGTATTGTTagtctgtttttaaatgttttgcccGGTTTCTCttcaatatttgtgtatataaacTAATCTTGGTGATAGTGTACATAGCTGTTTGAAATGCCAGAATGACTTCTGACTATTCCAAGCTTTTCACAGAATACATTTTATCAATGATAAGCCATTTGACTAATAATACTGGCTAACCAGAcattgcaaaaaacaaaaacatagaacttgtctattgtttgttttcctattaatTTTGGTTTAAAACATGTTTGCACTTGTCTTTTTGACTTGTGTTTTATTAACATTGATTGGCATATTAAAAGTCACTCTGAGCTTACCTTAAATGTCTAAATCTTTGTGAtgcctgttttctattttatctctaGGATCACTACATTTTAACATTTAGAgtgtaatgtatataaagtacTAAAAGAGAGCACATTTTTGATAGAATAGGAAACATTTAATGATGAGCTTTAGGCTACATCAGTTACATTTTGTAACTGGAGAAAAATTTGCCCATCAACCATAAATGTTCTTTGTCActctaagtatttatttaatatttgtacaTCACATATCATATTATGCATTTGATCTAGAAATATAGGATAATATAGATTATTAAGTGGTTGTAATGACTCAACTTTCTAATTTGAGCTGAGTCACACAAGAGCTTTAAAGTGAGGTTGTAACTCAACTGGGCTGAATTTTTTAAGAATTGAGAGTGCAAATTTAAGTGATAAATAGTGCTAATTCTATGTAACATCTTTTTCTAATATAGATTAGAACCAGAGTAAGCAGCAAAGGCCTTAGAGCTTAAAAAtggatgcccctcccccccaaaaaagggatTTCACAAGATCCTTGTGCTTTTTGATCATGGGTACATAATTTCTGTTGACTAGGGTCTATTTCTTCCCactataaacatttctaataagCTTAATTACTTTAGCTTTTAAGCCAATGGCATgttaaaaagcacattttagaGGTGTGAGAGGACTTTGTAGAGACGGATAAATTAGATAAAGACGCTGATAGGTGGGGGTGAGAAAACAAGCCGCAGAGGCTGGAATAGTAACACGTTTCAGGAGTCACTGAAGACAAAACTAAAAAGTGTAATTGGTGTACCTTAGGGCCACTCAAAGTCACTAAGGTGCATTTTTCTAGTGCACtagcttcaaagaaaaaaatcaggcatTTTTCAAGTTGATACTTGCAGTAAATTTTTCACATATTGTTTAAGAATATTAgattaagtaggaaaaaaattggTTTTCTAAGAAGGAATTCTTAAACCATCTAAGCTGATAGAGTTGGGCTCATATTTACCACAGGATACTTAGATTGAATGCATTCTGTGTGCTAAGTGGTAGACCAAGACCTGTTAGAGATAGTCTTTGCCCCTCAGTACTCAGGATAAAATAAAGGCGACCCATGTAaacataaaatgacaataaaatgtgGTAAGTGCTATGTTGGGGGGATTCTGCAGGTAGAGTGATAAAGGACAATTACATCGCTTGGGAAGATGCTGGTGGTAGAGCCGTGAGTAGATCCAGGGAATTATATTTAGAGTGGTTTCAAAGCCACTGTACTGACTCAGGGTAAGATTAAAGAGGGCCTGAACTACGACCCTTGTGGACAGACACAAGAGAATAGGAATTTCATTAGATGGGAGCACTGTACACTGAacggtttttgtttttatataatagAATGAGAACTTGTTAGCATAACATCAGGAGGAAGCTACAAGAGCTAATTTAGAAGCATtgaagaattttccagaaaagtTAAAATGCAAGGGCCTGTTACTGTTTGAGACAGATAACTAACATTGATAAAACTACTGTTTTGGAAAGCTgacttaaggaagaaaaattttaaatattgactaTGCAGGCAGGTGGGAGAAATCATACATAGCAGTTGACTGCAAATGAAATTGTTGCCTTACCTTTAACTTGCCACAAATCCAAGACAGCCCCCTTTAACTGGGGAGCTAATGTCTCAAAGAGCCAGTTCTGAAGCTTTGGTTTTCACTCTGTTCCAGAGGTCAAGAAATAATGGCATTTAAAATATTGCTAACGGCTGAATTTGGGTCTTGCTTTCAGCTGTGTCCTAATTGTTTAAAGCAGCAGCGTCCTGACATTAGAGtagttttcttccttcccaattcaTCTCCACAAAGCATCTCCCTGACTTGAGCCAACAGATCAAATAAGTGGTTGCATCCCTATTTTTATGTGTGAAATTTTTAAAGGCCAATTAAAGCAATCAATAAGGAGGAGGGATCAAAAAAGAATTTTGGATGTGTTTTGGATATTGTGAAAATCATAAGTGAAGCCTGGAACTAGGAATTCGGAGGAAACTGCCTCATTCAGTATTTTGAGGCCTTTGTATAACTGTAAAAAGCATCACTGAAACTGATTTGACATTGCAGTGAGTGGATCTAGAAGTTTTTCCTGCAAATCCGGTTGTATTGTTAGAAATTTCTCAGAAGCTCAGCAAGgtagatttttataaaaatggaggaGTAAGACATCATTGAAACTGCGCCTTTCCCAACActtagcttttaaaaactttgaGAAGCATTCATCTGAACatcattgaactttttttttctttgtggcaGATGACCCTAATTTTCAATGCAGTTCAAAGGTCTCTGGAATAAGGAAAAATATCTATGTATGCTCTAGGAAGATTTACCAGGAAAAGATGACATGTTCTGTCCAAACTACATTAAACTAAGAGTCTAAGAAACCTCGGCCACTCCAGCCCATGAAGAAAAATACCTCAAGGAACATTTATATCATAGTTCATATTGTTAGGTTTTATatggttaataaatattttgaagagcATCTTACTGTTTTGAGTTTTGACATTCTTGTGATAGGGAATGGGTTTCCGGGCCTGGAATTCCAATTTGTGCCCACCAATCCATAATGCCAATGGGAAGTACAGGTTCCGTGTACAAGGACTGCATTTCGGGTGATGATCCAGAGCGGGGTCCTCTCTCCGCAGATCAGACTATAGAGGCTGAGGTAAGTTAAATAACTTAGGAGCTCGGTTTGTAAGTAGGAAAGTCGGAATTCGAACTCAGACGTTATGGCAAAGAAACCTGCTTTTTCCGGACGCGTGAAAGTTGAGGACAGATACTAACTAAGGGAAAGTGCGGGcaacaaaggagactgagaagaggCAGTCTGGATATGAGGGAAATCGGGAGCACCAGTGTATGGAAACCAAGAGAGAAAGCTAAGTGTGACTACATGCAGAAAAGATTAAGAAGGGACTCAAAGCTCCGTGAAGGCATCTAGTGTGGAGATCTTTGGTGAGCAGTTGTagtggggggaagaggggcgCGGGGAACAAAAGCCAGATTACAGTGAGTTGGGGTATAAATGGGAGATGAGGGAATAGAGACAGCATGTATAGAAACATGGctgagggcccctgggtggctcagtcggttgtctgccttcggctcaggtcatgatcccgggtcctgggatccagccctgcatcgggctccctgcttggcggggagtctccTGCTCCCTGTCCTGCCCCGCCTGCTTGTGCACGcgcgctccctctctctttctctctctcggtcaaataaacaaacttaaaaaaaaattttttttaaaacctggctGAAAGGGCAAGGGAGAAGAGGGCTATAGCTAGAGGGGaatctgggttttctgttttcactACCACTTATTGATCACCTATTATGTGTAAGTGTTTTACGTACCTAATAGAATTTAATCTTCATAAGAGCTCCGTGGcaaaatccccattttacacatgataTTTAGAGAGGTAAAAAGGAATTCCCCAGATTATATTGTTACGAAGCGTCGGGATTCAAACCTAAAATGTTTGCGCCACGAGCCAAATTCATAGCAAATCATCTGAGCCTGGAACAGAGGAAGGACGAACAGGATGAGACAAGTTTGGAAGTGTTTAGAGGAATGCaggacatgggggagggggactccAGTATGACGGGGCTTTTCTGTAGCCTGAATGGAGCCCCAGGAACCGCACTGCCTGAGGGCAGAGCACATGTATGGGAGGAATGCTGACTCATGCCACTGCCTTCTTTACTTCTGAACGGGGTGGTGTAAAAGTCTTGAGAGTACACTATATAGCCATTTAAAGCAATGTTTTAAGGAGTTTTATGACACGGGAAAATGCATGTGTTATAGTAAAGTAAGAATCAGGAAGCAAAAGTAcgtatgtggggtttttttaagcaTTAAAACAGAGGGCTAATAATGGCTGTCATTTGAGTGGTGGAATTATGGGCTATTCCcactcctttttcctttccaaactttctatattttattttattttttatttattttttaagattttgtttatttttaaataatctttacacccaacgtggggcttgaactcacaaccctgagatcaagggtcacatgctcttcctACTGAGACAGCCTGGTATCCCTGAACTTTCTGTATTTTgaacaatgaggggcgcctgggtggctcagttggtaaagcgactgccttcagctcaggtcatgatcttggggtcctgggatggagccccatgtgggtctctgggctcagcacagagtctgtttccCTCTCCTTACCCTTCTGCTGCTCTCTCCACCCGCACGCCCCCCGTgtttgcacactctctctctcaaataaataaaatcttaaaaaaagaaaagataccttGACATTATTAACATGCAGTCAATACAAATTATCAAGTCACCTAACTGGCAAAGTTTTGTCCAGTAATCATGCTTGTACTCCCCCAAATTTCTGGTAGTACAGTCCCTTGACTACAGGGGCACTGGTGTCATCTGGCCTGGGCCGAACGGAGTTTCTCCTGGAAGCTGGTAGATGCTCCTAGTGCTGTGCTGGCCGTGCTGCCCGCGGCTTGGAAAAGGCCTCTCTGTaagagaggagagggaaccaACACAGAAGCAGACCAGAGAACGGAGGAAAGCACGATCGGCAGTGTATCCGTCCCTGAAGCTAATCCTGGTTTGGTTCCATAACTTTGTGTATTCCTCTTTTTGGCCTCTGTTGTTTTGAGCTATTTTGCGCTGATTTTGGGTGTCGCTTGCGGTTAACAGTTTGGCTGGTGCAACATATTTGTCTACACTGGCAGCCGTACATATTCTAGATGGTGTGTGACTGGGAATGTGCGCCAAAGACCCTAGGGTTCCTGGACTAATCCCTTCGTTCAGCCTCCTGCCTGGCGTGGGACAGCGGCAGACTCCCCAGCACCTCCTCCTGGCCTGCCTCGTTTTCCTGGTTACGTATGGTAAGAACATAAATTTTGTAATGACTACTTTGTGCAAAGCACCAGCACCGCAGTTCCAGAAGGAACTCAGCTGGTAGAACTTGACCTCTGCTAACAGATGAGACACCACACGGTTCCATTAACAGCTAAAGGGACTTAGGCAGCCGGTGATTTGCACAATAATTATCGTGTGGTTTGTCTGCCTGTCTGCCACGCTACTGCTCTGTCAGAGATGCCTTCTTAAAGAAAGGAGTTGGAGATAAAAGCCAGTGAAGAGTCTTGAATGTGTATTTCAAGCGTCTTCATTCTGAGGAGTGGAGGGAGTAGTGGGAAGGCAGAGGACTGAGTGCCACCATGTGCTTCCCGAACAGACGCCCGGCTCCAGCATCGAATGGATTGGAACGCAGAGCGGAATCGCACCCACGTCCGCTGTGTGGACTGCATGCTTCGGTTCATTTTTTCAATCAAACGTATCTTAAGAACCTGCCCTGAACTGGGGACGAGCAGCTCGTGCAAGACACTAAGATACAAATGCGAACAAGATAATCCCCCACCCTCTGCACTGCGTGGAGGAAACAGGCAGAAACAGCTAACTATCTACAGGAAGGTAAGTGCTCTTTGAGGGTT includes:
- the WEE1 gene encoding wee1-like protein kinase isoform X2, whose protein sequence is MEGDCASTWEKRLAFQAFAVLRLLNRVAFKLLSVRAISRSLLSKARGIDSSSVKLRGGSLFMDTEKSGRREFDMRQTPQVNINPFTPDSVLLHSSGQCRRRKRTHWNDSCGEDMEASDYEFEDETRPAKRITITESNMKSRYTTEFHELEKIGSGEFGSVFKCVKRLDGCIYAIKRSKKPLAGSVDEQNALREVYAHAVLGQHSHVVRYFSAWAEDDHMLIQNEYCNGGSLADAISENYRSMSYFTEAELKDLLLQVGRGLRYIHSMSLVHMDIKPSNIFISRTSIPNAASEEGDEDDWASNKVMFKIGDLGHVTRISSPQVEEGDSRFLANEVLQENYTHLPKADIFALALTVVCAAGAEPLPRNGDQWHEIRQGRLPRIPQVLSQEFTELLKVMIHPDPERRPSAMALVKHSVLLSASRKSAEQLRIELNAEKFKNSLLQKELKKAQMAKAAAEERALFTDRMTTRSTTQSNRTSRLIGKKMNRSVSLTIY
- the WEE1 gene encoding wee1-like protein kinase isoform X3 — encoded protein: MDTEKSGRREFDMRQTPQVNINPFTPDSVLLHSSGQCRRRKRTHWNDSCGEDMEASDYEFEDETRPAKRITITESNMKSRYTTEFHELEKIGSGEFGSVFKCVKRLDGCIYAIKRSKKPLAGSVDEQNALREVYAHAVLGQHSHVVRYFSAWAEDDHMLIQNEYCNGGSLADAISENYRSMSYFTEAELKDLLLQVGRGLRYIHSMSLVHMDIKPSNIFISRTSIPNAASEEGDEDDWASNKVMFKIGDLGHVTRISSPQVEEGDSRFLANEVLQENYTHLPKADIFALALTVVCAAGAEPLPRNGDQWHEIRQGRLPRIPQVLSQEFTELLKVMIHPDPERRPSAMALVKHSVLLSASRKSAEQLRIELNAEKFKNSLLQKELKKAQMAKAAAEERALFTDRMTTRSTTQSNRTSRLIGKKMNRSVSLTIY